The Phycisphaeraceae bacterium genome segment GTGGAAGAGCGCCCGATCCAGCCGTCCCTGCCGCGTGGCCAGATCGGCAAGATTGCCCTCCACGATCGCCGCGCCCCAGCTCTGCCCGGTCTTGTGAAACGCCGCAAGCGACGACTGAAATGCTTCCTCCGCCCCGTCAAGATCGTTCAGATCGAGGAGCGCTTCGCCCAGGTTGCTTTCCAATCGCGCCAGGATGCCCGGCTCGTTCGCCAGCGGCCCGCGGGCGCGCTGAAAGTGCATGACGGCGCGAGAGGGGTCGTCTCGCTTGCGGTGAATGACGCCCAGGTTCAGGTCCGCACGGGCCGCCAGCGCCGGCTCGCCCGCTTCGGTCAGCATGGTCCACGCCTGTTCGCCGGCCCTGACGGCGTCATCGAGCCGACCCGTCTCGCCCAGCGGGTGGATCGACGCCAGCCGCGCGCGAGCCGCGTGAACCACCTCGCCCGCCTGATCAGCGATGACCGCCGCCCCGCGGCAGACATCGAGGGCGGCGTGCAGTTCACCGGCATAGGCGAGGGCCTGCCCCAGCGCCCGCCTCGCCCGCGAACGCGCCGCGGGTCCGCCCACCTGGTCGGCCAGTGCGACAACAATTTCAGCGGCGGCCCTGGCACGGGCGACCTCCACGCCCAGGAGTCGCTCGGCCTCGTCGCCCAGCGCGAGGAGCAGGTCATTCACCGCCCCCGCATCGTGCCCTCGAAACTCACGCACCGCCGCGGCGCGCTCCGATGGCGCCAGCCCGGAAAGGGCCTCAAGCAGCGTCGCGTTGGATGCGGAGCGATCGGTCATGGGCATGGGTCGGATGCTTCCGGGCCTCCTTGCCCGCGGGACGGATGAATCACTGGTGCGCGCGGTCTTGTCCGAAACACGTCGCGGAATGCTCAGGTCAACTCAAGAGAAGGAACCGTCAGAATGCGCCCGGACACGTGGAGCAGCAGGTCGTACGCTCCCGGCTCCACGAGCAGTTCGAAGGTGCCGTCCGGCAGCACGGGGCCGTCCGCCGCGACCTCGCGCGTGCCGGGACGGCAGAACGCGACGTGATCCGCCTTCGGCCCGCTCGGACTCATCTGTCCGATGACGCGGGCCCGCGCGTCGCCGGCGCCGTCGGGCGGCAGCACTTCCAGGTCCACGTCGCCCAGTTCGCAGGTGAAGGAGAGACGCACAACTTCCGCCGTGCCGCGAAACCCGGCCATGGCCGGCTGGGTGCGGCTGTCGAAGACCAGCGTCGCCAGCACGCGGTCGAGCAGCTCCAGCCACGCCGCCCGAGGCGCGGCTGCTGAAGCCGGACGAGCGGCGTACATCTGCTTCACACGGGCGACGACCTGCTCAGACGGAGTCGTCGTGTCATCGGTGCGCCACGCAGCGGCCACGGACCGCCACGCCTCAACGGTGGCCCGGGCGTGCGGATCGACCTTGACGTGGGCGGCCACCGCGGCGGCCTCGTCGCCGGTCAGATCTCCGCTGGCGTAGGCGATCAGTTGTTCGTGCGTGATGCTGCGTGACGTCATGGTCGTATACCCGCCTTCCGACCTGTAGAGTGTTGCACACGAACCAGGAATACACCCCCTGGGGATTTTGCCTTATTTTGGCACACGCCTGAGATGCCCCGATCCCGTCTCTGCCGCAGGAGGCCGTCCTGCCCGGTCAGCCGCCATCGGCTCCCCCCGTTGCTCCGTCCGGCGTGTAGCCCATCTCATCAAGGATGGTCTGCATCTTCCTGAAGCACCTCGCCCGCGTGGGGCCGATGCTGCCGATCTTCATGTTGAGCGAACGGGCGATGGCCTCGTATCCCGGTTGCGAGGTGTTGAGGAACAGGGCTTCGAGGAGCGATTTGCACGGGTCGCCCAGTCGCTCCAGGGCGGTACGGACGATGTGCTGCCGCTCCCACCGGTCGATCAGGGCGTCAGGCGGGGCGTCGGCTCGGATGTCGCGCTCCTCCAGCGGTTCGTCCTTGGGCTTGCGCCGCCCCAGCCGCCAGCACTCCCGATGGGCCGTCGTGATGAGCCACGCACTGAGCTTGGTCTGATCCTGCAACTGATCGAGATGACGCAGCAGGATGGCGAAGACGTTCTGAAAGACGTCCTCTGCGTCGGCGTCGTCCATGCCGTAGCGGCGCGGGATGGAGTAGACCAGCCGCTTGTAACGATCGACCATGGTCTCCCACGCGCGCGACTCGCCCGCCAGGCATCGGCGGATCAACGCGGGATCGCTCTGTCGATCGGTGGACATTGGTGCGGCGCAACCGGAGCATCCATCCGGGGCGCCTCACGGGCCCCGATACGGTCAGGATCATACGGCGGAGCCGGGCGCCCTCTCATCGCGCGTCCGCCGTGGAATCGAATGAGGGGATGTATCACCCGCCGCGCGTGCCGCTCTGCTGTGAGGTCGCAGCCACCCGCGTGTGCGGAACCCGGACGCGACCCGCGTTTCCTCCCTCTCTCCAGTTTCCCGGAAGGACCATCCCATGAAGAAGATGCTTGCCATGACCATCGCCACGGGCGCCCTGCTGCTGCCCCTGGGCCACCTCGCCACGACTTCGATCGCCTCGGCGGCGCCGACGTCGGCCGCCGTCAGGGCCGACTGGTACAAGGCCGTCGCCCGCCTGCGCGGCCAGACCCTGGCCAGCGGCAAGGGCGTCTACCGCGACCGCGAACGCCGCGCCGGCGTCGAGCAGCGCCTGGCCATCGAGATCGAGGACGCCGAGCCGAACTGGGTCTACGAGGTTCATTTCAACGGCACGCTGCTCGGTGAGATCACCACCGATGAGTTCGGCACCGGCGAACTCAACCTGAAGACCGCCCGCTTCATCGACGACCCCGAGGAATGGCAGCCCCTGCCCGAGAACTTCCCCCGCGTGATCGAGGGCGACTCGCTCACCGTCGGCCCGGTGTCGGGGAATTTCCGCGTGCGGAGCTGACAAATCGCGGCGGTCAATCCCGCGCCGTCGGCAGGATCGACTGCCTCACCAAGCGCCCCCACGCCGGGGGCGCTTTCCATTGGATCGACTCACGAGGAAACGCCGCTCACCTGTGGGAGCCGAGCGCTTGGGACGAGATGAACGGAGTGGAATGCCGAAGGAGGGAGTCGAACCCTCACGCCTTTATGGGGCACCGGATTTTGAATCCGGCGCGTCTGCCAATTCCGCCACTTCGGCTGCATCGTGACGCGACCCATTATTGGCGCGATGCGTGGAGCCGCCACCACCCGCGCACGTCATCGCTGAGTCGCCACGGCCATTCCCTCTCGTACGCCTCATCCGGACCCTCAACGCGACTTGCCGAACGAATCCTTCAGCGTCACCGTGCGATTGAAGACGAGTTTCTTCGCCGTCGTGTCCGGATCGAGGCAGAAGTAGCCCAGTCGCTCGAACTGGTACGTGGGAAGGGAAGCCCCCTCACCCTGCCCTCTCCCAGGGGGAGAGGGTTCAGATTGGCTGACGGCGGACGGCTGACGGCTGACGGCCGCCGCCAGCGACGGCTCCACCCACGCCGGATCAATCACTTCCAGCGACTTCGGATTGATGTTGTCCTTCCACGTGCGGCCATCGGTGTCATCGTTCGGATCCTCGGTCGAGAACAGCGGCTCGTACAGCCGCACCTCGGCGGGAATCGCGTGCGCGGCGCTCACCCAGTGGAGCGTGGCCTTCACCTTGCGTCCGTCGGGCGGGCTCTCTCCGCCGCGCGTGGCGGGATCGAACGTGCAACGGACCTCGGTGATCTCGCCAGCGGGGTTCTTGATGACCTCGTGACACTTCACCCAGTAGGCGG includes the following:
- a CDS encoding sigma-70 family RNA polymerase sigma factor; this encodes MSTDRQSDPALIRRCLAGESRAWETMVDRYKRLVYSIPRRYGMDDADAEDVFQNVFAILLRHLDQLQDQTKLSAWLITTAHRECWRLGRRKPKDEPLEERDIRADAPPDALIDRWERQHIVRTALERLGDPCKSLLEALFLNTSQPGYEAIARSLNMKIGSIGPTRARCFRKMQTILDEMGYTPDGATGGADGG